ATGGCGATGCCGGTGGGCACCAGTTGCCAGGCGTTGGGGGCCAGCACCAGGGGCTCGTCCAGGCAGGCGCGCAGGTCCAGGCCGGCGCTGCCGGGGGTGGCGTAGGCCGGCAACTGGTCTGCCATGCGCGGGTCGATGATTTTCAGGTCGATGATCATGGGGGAAAACTAGGAAATACGGTGGGCGATCTCGGCGACCAGTTGGCGCGCGAGGATGCGTTTGGAGGCGTGCGGCAGTTCGGTGGCGCGGTGCGCATCGACCAGCAGCAGCGCGTTGTGGTCTTGGCCAAAAGTGGCCGGGCCGATGTTACCCACCAGCAGCGGCACGCCTTTGCGGGCGCGCTTGGCCTGGGCATTGGCCAGCAGGTTCTGGCTCTCCGCCGCAAAGCCAACACAAAACAAGGCGCCGCTCAAAGCACGGGCAGACTGGGCCACGGTGGCCAGGATGTCGGTGTTCTCGACAAACTGCAACTGGGGCGTGGCGCCCGAGCCGTCCTTCTTGATCTTGTGGTCTGCCGCCTGCGCGGGCCGCCAGTCGGCCACCGCTGCAGTTGCTATAAAAATAGTAGCTTGTTGCGCCGATGGAATCACGGCTTCCAGCATATTTTGTGCAGATTTCACGTCGATGCGGGTGACCCCACGCGGGGTCGCCAAGGCCACGGGCCCGGCCACAAGCGTGACTTCAGCCCCGGCCTCGCGGGCGGCGCGGGCGATGGCAAAGCCCATCTTGCCGCTACTCAGGTTGGTGATGCCACGCACCGGGTCGATGGCTTCAAAGGTAGGCCCGGCGGTGACCAGCACGCGCTGCCCGGCCAGGGTTTTGGGCTGGAAGAAGGCCACCACGTCCTCCAGCAGCTCGGCAGGCTCCAGCATGCGGCCGTCGCCCGTTTCGCCGCAGGCCTGCGCGCCCGTGCCCACGCCCAGCATCACCGCGCCGTCGGCCTGCAGCTGGGCCATGTTGCGCTGGGTGGCGGGGTGCACCCACATTTCGCGGTTCATGGCCGGGGCCACCAGCAGCGGCACGGTGGCCATGGGCCGGGCCAGGCACAGCAGGCTCAGCAGTTCGTCGGTGCGGCCCTGCACCAGCCGGGCGATGAAGTCGGCGCTGCACGGGGCAATCAAGATCAGATCGGCCTCGCGGCTCAAATTGATGTGCGGCATGTTGTTGGGCTCGCGTGCATCCCATTGCGAGCCAAACACAGGTCGGTTGCTCAGCGCCTGCATCGTCACCGGGGTGATGAACTGCGTGGCCGCCTCCGTCATCACCACCTGCACCGTAGCCCCGGCCTTGACCAGCAAGCGGCACAGCTCGGCCGATTTGTAGCAGGCAATGCCGCCGGTGAGGCCCAGCACGATGTGCTTGCCAGCCAGGTCGCCGTCTGCCGTCGAAGGGGCCAAGAGAGGTGTATTGGGGTTCATGGCGGGCAATGTAGCAGAGCCAGAGCGCCCGCAGAGTGCGCAGAGAGCACCTATTTGGCGCCCTTATAATCTTGTTTTACCACCTCCCCCGGGATCAGCTCCCGACTTTGAGATGACCAAATTTGTCTTCGTCACCGGCGGTGTCGTGTCTTCCCTGGGCAAGGGAATCGCTTCAGCCTCTCTTGCAGCACTCCTCGAATCGCGGGGGCTCAAAGTCACCCTGATCAAACTGGACCCCTATCTCAACGTAGACCCCGGCACCATGTCGCCGCTGCAGCACGGTGAAGTCTTTGTGACCGACGACGGCGCAGAAACCGACCTCGACCTGGGCCACTACGAACGCTTTGTTGAGACGCGCATGCGCAAGTCCAACAACTTCACCACCGGCCAGATCTACAAGAGCGTGCTCGACAAAGAGCGCCGTGGCGACTACCTGGGCAAAACCGTGCAGGTGATTCCGCACGTGACCAACGAAATCCAGGAATTCATCAAGCGCGGTGCGCGTTTTGGCGAGCCCGACGCAGTAGACGTGGCGCTGGTCGAAGTGGGCGGCACCGTGGGCGACATCGAATCGCTGCCCTTCCTGGAAGCCGTGCGCCAGATGAGCCTGAAAATGGGCCCGAACAACACCGCCTTCGTGCACCTGAGCTACGTGCCCTGGATCGCCGCCGCGGGCGAGCTCAAGACCAAGCCCACCCAGCACACCGCCAAGCAACTGCGCGAAATCGGTATCCAGGCCGACGTGCTGCTGTGCCGCGCCGACCGCCCGATTCCGCAGGAAGAGCGCTCCAAGATCTCGCTGTTTTCCAACGTGCCCGAGTGGGGCGTGATCTCCATGTGGGACGTGGACACCATCTACAAAGTGCCACGCATGCTGCACGAGCAAGGGCTGGACGGCCTGATCTGCGACAAGCTGCGCCTGAACACCCCGCCCGCCAACTTGAAGCGCTGGGACGACCTGGTCTATGAAACCGCCAACCCGCGCGGCGATGTCAACATCGCCATGGTCGGCAAGTACGTGGACCTGAGCGACAGCTACAAATCGCTGAACGAAGCCCTGCGCCACGCCGGCATGAAGAACCATGTGCGGGTGAAGATCAGCTACGTCGATTCCGAAACCATCGTCCCTGACACCGTGGACTCCCTGGCCGCATTCGATGCCATCCTGGTGCCCGGCGGCTTTGGCAAACGCGGCATCGAAGGCAAGATCTGCGCCGCCCAGTTTGCCCGCGAGCACAAGGTCCCCTACCTGGGCATCTGCCTGGGCATGCAGGTGGCCACCATCGAATTTGCGCGCCACGTGGCGGGCCTGGCAGATGCCAACAGCACCGAATTCGAGCCCCTCACCCCGCACCCGGTGATCGCGCTGATCACCGAGTGGAAAGACACCGACGGCACCATCAAGACCCGCAACGAAAACTCCGACCTGGGCGGCACCATGCGCCTGGGCGCGCAGAGCTCCGACGTGGCCCCCGGCACGCTGGCGCACAGCATCTACGGCGACGTGGTCACCGAACGCCACCGCCACCGCTATGAAGCCAACGTGCACTACCTGGACCGCCTGCGCAACGCCGGGCTGGTGATCTCGGCCCTGACGCAGCGCGAGCAACTCACCGAAATGGTCGAGCTGCCGCAAAGCGTCCATCCCTGGTTTGTGGGCGTGCAGTTCCACCCCGAGTTCAAGTCCACACCCTGGGACGGCCACCCGCTGTTCAATGCTTTTGTGAAGGCGGCGGTAGAGCACACCCCCGCGTCCAAAAAAACCAAGTCTGCCAAGTAAGGACCGGGGAGCACCGCCTTGGGACCCGGAAAAAAGCATTCCTGACACCGGGTCTGAAAACGGCTGCTGCCCCACCCCAACCACGAGATACACCATGCAACTCTGTAACTTCACCATTGGCCTGGACCAGCCCTTCTTCCTCATCGCAGGCCCCTGCGTCATCGAGTCCGAGCAGTTGCAGATGGACACCGCGGGCACCTTGAAGGAAATCACCACCGCTTTAGGCATTCCGTTCATCTTCAAGAGCAGCTTCGACAAGGCTAACCGCAGCAGCGGCAGCACCTTCCGCGGCCCCGGCATTGACAAGGGGCTGGAGATTCTGGCCAAGGTCAAGCGCGAGCTGGGCGTGCCGGTGCTGACCGACATCCACGACGAATCGCAGATCGCCCAGGTCTGTAGCGTGGTCGACGTGCTGCAAACGCCCGCCTTCCTGTGCCGCCAGACCGATTTCATCCGCGCCGTGGCCCAAAGCGGCAAGCCGGTGAACATCAAGAAGGGCCAGTTCCTGGCGCCGGGCGACATGAAGAACGTGATCGACAAGGCCCGCGCCGCCGCCAAAGAGGCCGGCCTGGAAACCGATAACTTCATGGCCTGCGAACGCGGTGCCAGCTTTGGCTACAACAACCTGGTCAGCGACATGCGCAGCCTGGCCATCATGCGTGAGACCCTGGCGCCGGTGGTGTTCGATGCCACCCACTCGGTGCAGCTGCCCGGCGGCAACGGCACCAGCAGCGGCGGCATGCGCGAGATGGTGCCGGTGCTGGCACGTGCGGCGGTAGCCGTGGGCGTGGCCGGTGTGTTCATGGAAACCCACCCCGACCCCAGCAAAGCCATGAGCGACGGCCCCAATGCCGTGCCCTTGAAGCACATGCGCGCCCTGCTGGAAACCCTGGTGGCTTTGGACCGCGTGACCAAGAAAAACGGTTATCTGGAAAACAGCTTCTCCGCGTAACTGCGGTTCTGCAACAGTTACAACCCGCGAACAATCGGCGCATTGACGCGTGCGCGACACCAAAGCCATGCAAGAATTCAGGGCTGCGTCAATGGCTTGCCGCCGGCCCAATTTTTAACCATCCAAGGAAGACAAAAAATGAGTGCAATTGTTGATATCGTCGCCCGCGAAATTCTGGATTCGCGCGGCAACCCCACCGTCGAATGCGATGTGCTGCTGGAATCCGGCACCATGGGCCGTGCGGCCGTGCCGTCGGGTGCTTCCACCGGTTCGCGCGAAGCCATTGAACTGCGCGATGGCGACAAAAAGCGCTACCTGGGCAAGGGCGTGCTCAAGGCCGTCGAGCACATCAACACCGAAATTTCCGAGGCCATCCTGGGCCTGGACGCTTCCGAGCAAGCCTTCCTGGACCAGACCCTGATCGACCTGGACGGCACCGAAAACAAATCCCGCCTGGGCGCCAACGCCATGCTGGCCGTGTCGATGGCCGTGGCCCGCGCTGCCGCCGAGGAATCCGGACTGCCTCTGTACCGCTATTTCGGCGGCATGGGCGGCATGCAAATGCCCGTGCCCATGATGAACGTGGTCAACGGCGGCGCGCACGCCAACAACAACCTCGACCTGCAAGAGCTGATGATCATCCCCGTGGGGGCCCCATCGTTTCGCGAAGCTCTGCGCTACGGCGCCGAAGTGTTCCACGCGCTGAAGAAAATCCTGCACGACAAGGGCATGAGCATTGCGGTCGGCGACGAAGGCGGCTTTGCCCCCAACGTGCCCAGCCACGAAGCCGCCATCCAGATGATTCTGGAAGCCATCACCAACGCCGGCTATGTGCCCGGCGAGCAGATCGCCCTGGGCCTGGACTGCGCCGCGTCCGAGTTCTACAAGAACGGCAAGTACGAGCTGGCCGGTGAAGGCTGGTCGCTGACCAGCCAGGAATGGACCGACATCATGGCTTCGTGGGTCGACAAATACCCCATCATCAGCATCGAAGACGGCATGGCCGAAGGCGACTGGGATGGCTGGAAGATCCTGACCGACCGCCTGGGCAAGAACGTGCAGATCGTGGGCGACGACCTGTTCGTCACCAACACCAAGATCCTGCAAGAAGGCATCGACAAGGGCATCGCCAACTCGATCCTGATCAAGATCAACCAGATCGGCACCCTGACCGAGACCTTCGCCGCCATCGAGATGGCCAAGCGCGCCGGTTACACCGCCGTGATCAGCCACCGCTCGGGCGAAACCGAAGACTCCACCATCGCCGACATCGCCGTGGGCACCAATGCGGGCCAGATCAAGACCGGCTCGCTGAGCCGTTCGGACCGCATGGCCAAGTACAACCAGCTCTTGCGCATCGAAGAAGACCTGGGCGACGTGGCCACCTACCCCGGCCGTAAAGCCTTTTACAACCTGAAGTAAGGTCACCCTGCCATGGCTTCCCGTGTAGTCCCCATCGTCTTGCTGGCCTTGCTGGCAGTACTGCACGGGCAGCTGTGGTTTGGGCGGGGCAGTATTTCCGAGGTCACGCGTCTGCAGCAAAAGCTGGAGACGCTCAAAGAGCACAACGCCCAGGCGCAGCGGGTCAACGACCAGCTCAGCGCCGAGGTGCGGGACCTGAAAGAAGGCCTGGAAATGGTCGAAGAGCGTGCCCGCTTTGAGCTGGGCATGGTCAAGTCCAACGAAATCTTCGTGCACATTTCGCCAAAGTAAGTTGATCAAAATAGCTTTGCTGGGTGCCGAGAGCACCGGCAAGACCCAGCTGGCCACGGCCATCACCGCCACCCTGCGCAGCCAGGGCCACAGCGTTTCCCCTGTTTCAGAAACTTTGCGCCAGTGGTGCGACCAGGCAGGCCGTACGCCGCGGGCCGACGAGCAACAGGCCATTGCCCAGGCGCACACCGAGCGCATCGCCCAAGCCCCCGACGCCACCTATTTGCTAGCTGACACCACGGCACTGATGACGGCCGTTTACAGCGATGTGCTGTTTGGCGACCATAGCCTGTACGCCGCCGCCCTGGAGCAGCAACGGCATTTCGACCTGACCCTGGTGATGGGCCTGGACCTGCCCTGGGCCGCCGACCCGCAACGCGATGGTCCGCACAGCCGCGCCCCGGTCGACGCCGCCCTGCGCGCTGCCTTGGCGTGCGCCAACCTGCCCTACCAGGTGGTCTACGGCAAAGACTCAGCCCGCACCCGCAATGCGCTGCATGCTATTGAAAAAGTAGCTTCTCATGCTTATGGAATAAGCGCTGGAGGCCGATTTTCTTCAAAAAATGCTGCCTGGACCTGGAACTGCGAAAAGTGCAGCGACCCGGAATGCGAGCACCGGCTGTTTACCGCCCTACTGCACCACTGACGGCCCGGGCAAGCTGGCATCCGGCGTGGTGAACAGCTGGGCCGCGTCCACCGCGTCAAAGCGGTACTGCTTGCCGCAGAACTCGCAGGCCACCTCCACCTCGTCGCGCTCGGCCAAGATGCCCTCTACCTCGTCGGTGCCCAGGCTGCGGATCATGGCGCCCACGCGGTCGCGGCTGCAGGTGCAGGCAAATTTGGGCGCGGTGGGGCCGATGTGCGGGCTGAACATCAGCACCTGCTCTTCCCAGAACAGGCGGCGCAGGATGGTGTCCACGTCCAGCGTCAGCAGCTCTTCGCGCTTCAGCGTACCGGCCAGGGTGGCGAGGCGGTTGTAGTGCTCATTGAGGCCAATCTCGTTCTCGTTGGCTTCACTGGTCACGCTGCCCGCCAGGTTCTTCTCGCCCTGGATGGGCAGACGCTGGATCAGCAACCCGGCGGCCACGTTCTCGTCGGCGGCCAGCACCAGCAGGGTGTCGAGCTGTTCGCTTTGCAGCATGTAGTGCTGCAGCACGTCGCTGAACTTCTCCAGCTTTTCCTTGTTGTCGCCAAACAGCGGCACCACACCCTGGTAGGGCTGCTGGCCGGGGAAACGGTCCTTCGGGTCCAGCGTGATGGCGCAGCGGCCCTGGTTGTCCAGGTTGACCATCTGGCTCAGGCTGGCATCTACCGGCACCTCGCCCATCACACTGGCGGTGGTGCGCAGGCTGAGGTCGGGCTGCACCTCCACCACGGCCAGCTTGACCGGGCCGTCGCCAAAAATCTGCAGCACCACCGCGCCATTGAACTTGATGTTGGACTGCATCAGCACGCCCGCAGCGGTCATCTCGCCCAACAGCTCGGCTACCGGCGCGGGGTAAGCCCCGGTGGTGGAGTTGGAAGCACGGCGGCGCAGAATTTCTTGCCAGGCGTCGGTCAGGCGCACGATGCAGCCACGCACAGGCAGGCCATCGAAAATAAATTTATGGAGTTCAGACACAGTGGATTCCTAATGGGGTACGGGCGGGGGTAGAAGCCGATATGGGGTTCAGGCCAGCTTTTGCAAGCCGCTCTTGAAGCGCCGGGCATTGGCCACATAGCCCTGGGCGCTGCGCTGCAGGCCTTCAATTTGCACCGGCGTGAGGGCGCGCGCCACCTTGGCCGGGCTGCCGATGATGAGGCTGCCATCGGGGAACTCCTTGCCCTCGGTGACCAGCGCGCCCGCGCCGACCAGGCAGTTCTTGCCGATGCGGGCCCCGTTGAGCACCACCGCGCCAATGCCGATCAGCGAGCCGTCGCCCACAGTACAACCGTGCAGCGTTACCTGGTGGCCGATGGTGACATTCTCGCCAATCGCCAGCGGCACGCCATGGTCGGTGTGCAGCACGCTCAGGTCTTGCACGTTGGAGCCCCGGCCGATGGTGATGCGGTGGTTGTCGCCGCGCACCACCACGCCAAACCAGACGCTGCTGTCTTCGCCCAGCACCACATCGCCCACCACCTCGGCGCTATCCGCCACCCAGGCCGTGGCCGCCACCTGCGGTGCCACCCCGTCCAATGCATACAGAGCCATACCGGTTCTCCTAATTTTTTACAATTGTAGGTATGGAACTCCGTACCCGCGCCTTACACACCCTGTGCCTGACCGATCCGGCACAAAAAGTGGCCTCTGCGCTGATGCTTCAAGCGCAGGCAGCTACGCTTTCAATAGCAAAGACCGATTTTGAGCCTTTCGGTGACCCACCCGGCCGCCCGACCCGGCCGGTGCTGGTGGAGCGCGTGGTCAAGCCGCAGCGCTCGCCCTTCACCCCCGACGGCCTGGCCACGCTGCTGCACACCGTGGCGCACATCGAATTCAACGCCATCAACCTGGCGCTGGACGCCGCCTGGCGCTTTGACGGCATGCCCGATGCCTACTACCGCGACTGGGTGCGCGTGGCCGCCGAGGAGGCCCAGCATTTCAGCCTGCTGCGCGCCCATTTGCAATGCCTGGTGGGAGACCAGGGCCAGCGCTGGGATTACGGCGACTTCCCCGCCCATGACGGCCTGTGGACCGTGTGCGCCGCCACCGCGGGCGACGTGGTGGCCCGCATGGCCCTGGTGCCGCGCACCCTGGAAGCCCGCGGCCTGGACGCCACGCCCCTGATCCAGGCCAAGCTGCGCCGGGTGGCCACACCGCAGACGCTGCGGGCGGTGGAGATTCTGGACATTATTTTGCATGACGAGGTCGGCCACGTGGCCATTGGCAACCGCTGGTACCGCTGGCTGTGCCAACGCGACGGGCTGGACCCGATAGCACACTACCGCGTGCTGGCCCAGCGCTACGATGCGCCCACACCCAAGCCGCCGTTCAACACCCAGGCGCGTTTGCAGGCCGGCTTCACCGACGAAGAACTGGCCATTTTGCTGGCATAGTCGGCTATCCGAGCACCTGCTTCCAAGTTACGATACGTAACAAATCCATACGTCCCCATGCCTTCCTCCGATCCCTCTGCCGTCCCCGCCACGCCGGTTGATACCGGCACCGTCATCATCGCCCGCCAGCCCATCATGGACGCCCAGCGGGAAGTGGTGGCCTACGAGCTGTTTGACCGCTCCACCGTATCGCACAACGCAGCCAGCGATGTAGCCTTGGTGTTCAATGCCATGACCCACACTGGCAACGAGTCGCTGGTGGGCAAAAAGACCATCTTCGTGAACTGCACGCACGAGAGCCTGTCCGGTGGCCACCTGGACCTGATCCAGCCCGAAAAGGTGGTGCTGGAAGTCGGCCCCGTGCCCGGCCATGCGCCCGCCGACATCGCGGCGCGCCAACAAACCCTGCAGGAACTGCACCAGCGTGGTTTTCGGCTGGCGTTCAACCACACCGTGCTGGCCCCGGTGTACGCCCCGTGGCAACCGCTGGCCGCGTTTGTAAAGCTGGACCTGATGGCGCTGCGACCCGAGCAACTGCAGGTGATTGTGGCGGCCGTGAAGGCCCGCACACCGGCCGCGGTGGTGGCTGAAAAAGTGGAAACCATGGAGCAGTTCAGCGCCCTGCTGTCCTACGGGGCCACGCTGTTCCAGGGCTACTGGTTTGCCCGTCCCGACGTGATCAAGACCAAGGTCGTCAGCCCCGGCCAGGCCCACGTGCTGCAGTTGATCAACCTGGTGCGCAACCAGGCCAGCACCGACGAGATCGAGAGCGTGCTGAAAAAAGACGCGGTACTGGGCTTCAACCTGCTGCGGCTGATCAACTCGGCAGGCTTTGGCGTGGACCGCGAGATCACCTCGTTCCGCCAGGCGGTGATGCTGATGGGCCTGAAAAAGCTGTTCCGCTGGGCCGCCCTGCTGCTCACCTCCAAGGCCAACGGCTCGCCCGCGGCCGTGGGCACCACGGCGGTGGTGCGCGGGCGCATGATGGAGCTGCTGGCTACCGGCACCTTGAGCCCCGAAGAATGCGACGGCGCCTTCGTAGTGGGCATCTTTTCGTTGCTGGACGTGATGCTGGGCATGCCGCTGGACCAGGCGCTGGCCCTGCTGTCGCTGCCCCCGGCGGTGGCCGAGGCGCTGCAGCACGGCACCGGCCTGTACGGCCCCATGCTGGCCCTGACCAAGGCCTGCGAGAACGACGACGACACCGCCTTCGGTGCCGCCGCCCAAGCCTTGCAGTTCAGCAGCCACCGCATCAACATGGCCCACATGGAGGCACTGGTCTGGGCCGACACCATGGGTATGTAGGCGGGAATGTGTCCATGGGCCATCTGGGGCTGCAGATAACCCACGGACAAACCCTTCAAGCGGCAACATCTGGTAAATACCCTGACATCGCCGCTCCTTTGCCGGTAGTTCTTCTCTAGAATGGAAAAAAGGCCTCCGTGGCCCTCAGAACTGCCCATGCCATGTCCACCATACCCGACCAACTTCACAGCCTAAGGCACCCTCTGGAACCCGATGCTTCCCCCGATAGCCAGGTATTGATTGCCCGCCAAGCCATCGTGGACGAAAACCGTGCGGTATTCGGCTATGAGCTGTTTGACCGCTCCACCCCCGGCCAAACCTACACCGCCGACAGCGATGCCGCCCTGCTGGTCAACGCCCTGTCCTTCACCGACATCGAAACCCTGGTCGGCAAGAAGCTGGTCTTCATCAACTGCACGCTGGAGAGCCTGGCCGGCGGCCACCTGGAACTGGTCCACCCCGACAAAGTGGTGCTTGAAGTACCGCCCGTACCCGGCAGCACCCCCGAAGACATCGCCAGCCACGCCCTGGTACTGGAAGACCTGCGCAAACGCGGCTTCCGGTTTGCCTTCAACCACACGGTGCTGACACGCGGCTACGCCTCCTGGCGCGCACTGGCCTCGTTTGTGAAGCTGGACCTGATGGCCCTCAAGCCCGAGCTGGTGCTGCCCTTCGTCAAGTTCGCCACCGCCAATACCACCGCCCAGATCATTGCCGAAAAGGTAGAAAGCGCCGAACAGCACCAACTGCTCACCAGCTACGGCATCAAGCTTTTCCAGGGCTACTGGTTTGCCAAGCCCGCACTGGTCAAGGCGCAAACCGTACGCCCCTCGCAGGCCACCATCCTGCAGCTGATCAACCTGGTGCGCAAACAGGCCACCACCACCGAAATCGAAGAACTGCTCAAGCGCGATCCCACGCTGTCGTTCAACCTGCTGCGCTTCATCAACTCCTCCGGCTTCGGGCTGAACTGCGAAATCACCTCGTTTCGCCACGCGGTGATGATCCTGGGGCTGCAAAAGCTGTTCCGCTGGGCCGCCCTGCTGATGACCACCTCGCGTGGCGACAAAGACGGCCCCGGCCCGGTGGTCGGCCAGACCGCCGTGGTGCGCGGCAAGCTGATGGAGCTGCTGGCCGCCGAAATGCTGGCCCCCGAAGACTGCGACAACGCCTTTGTGGTGGGCGTGTTTTCCATGCTGGATGTGATGCTGGGCGTGCCGCTGGCCAAGGCCCTGGAATCCGTCGCCCTGCCCCAGCCGGTACTGGATGCCCTGCTGCACCGCACCGGCGTGCTGGCGCCTTTCCTGGCGCTCACCGAAGCCTGCGAAAGCGGTAACGACGAGGTCTTCGCCCGCACCGCCGAAGCCCTGCACCTGTCCAACAAGCAGGTCAACTGGGCGCACCTGCAGGCCCTGGCCTGGGCCGAAACGCTGGGCGCGTAAACAGGTTTCAAGCGCTCCTGTTTTTAAGTTCAATATCCATAGCTGCCCATGCTGGTACCACCAGCATGGGCAGCTTTTTTTTACCTGTAATTTAGCCCCCCAAAACCTAAACATTGCAGGCCACGGGACCCGTGCGCCCCGCGCCAGCAGGGTTGGCAGCCAATTTGCTTTTTTCCGCTTGCATTTTGTAACTTTTAAACACACCATACGGATTTTCTGCCCGCTGCAATTGCAACCCGGAAGCCCCCATGAACCTGGCCACGCCCACTTTGTCCCAAGCCCCGTCCCGTCTCGGGTTCCACCTATCCCTCAACGCCAAGATCTGCGCCGCCGCCAGCCTGCTGGTGGTGCTGTCTTTGGGGATCACCTCGGCCGCGATCGGGATCAAAAGCAGCACCAGCGCCGAGGTCGCCACCATGAATCTGGCGCGCACCTCGGCCCGCGAGGCTGCAGGCACCTTGCACACCCGCATCGCCGCCAATATGGCCACGGTCGCCAGCCTGGCGGCATCCATGCGCGCCACCCGGCAAGCCAACCTGCCCATCGCGCGCGAACAAATCGACGAGATGGCGCAGGCGGCGCTGTTCAGCTCCAGCGACTTCATCGGCTCGGCCGTGACCTGGGAGCCCAACGCGCTGGACGGTAAAGATGCCGAGTACGCAGGCAAAAAGCCTGGCTACGACGACACCGGCCGCTACATGCCCTACTGGACCCGGGCTCCGGGCGGCGGCGTGCACGTGGAACCCATCGTGTTTGGCACGGGAGCCGGTGCCAACGACTGGTACGACATCCCCAAGGCCAGCGGCAAGCCCTTCTTCACCGAGCCCTATGTCTACCCGATCGACGGCAAGGACGTGCTCATGGCCTCGCTGGTCGCGCCCATCCTGGTGGATGGCAAGTTCCAGGGTGTTGCCAGTGCCGACTTCACGCTGAC
This sequence is a window from Rhodoferax sp. WC2427. Protein-coding genes within it:
- the coaBC gene encoding bifunctional phosphopantothenoylcysteine decarboxylase/phosphopantothenate--cysteine ligase CoaBC: MNPNTPLLAPSTADGDLAGKHIVLGLTGGIACYKSAELCRLLVKAGATVQVVMTEAATQFITPVTMQALSNRPVFGSQWDAREPNNMPHINLSREADLILIAPCSADFIARLVQGRTDELLSLLCLARPMATVPLLVAPAMNREMWVHPATQRNMAQLQADGAVMLGVGTGAQACGETGDGRMLEPAELLEDVVAFFQPKTLAGQRVLVTAGPTFEAIDPVRGITNLSSGKMGFAIARAAREAGAEVTLVAGPVALATPRGVTRIDVKSAQNMLEAVIPSAQQATIFIATAAVADWRPAQAADHKIKKDGSGATPQLQFVENTDILATVAQSARALSGALFCVGFAAESQNLLANAQAKRARKGVPLLVGNIGPATFGQDHNALLLVDAHRATELPHASKRILARQLVAEIAHRIS
- a CDS encoding CTP synthase, translated to MTKFVFVTGGVVSSLGKGIASASLAALLESRGLKVTLIKLDPYLNVDPGTMSPLQHGEVFVTDDGAETDLDLGHYERFVETRMRKSNNFTTGQIYKSVLDKERRGDYLGKTVQVIPHVTNEIQEFIKRGARFGEPDAVDVALVEVGGTVGDIESLPFLEAVRQMSLKMGPNNTAFVHLSYVPWIAAAGELKTKPTQHTAKQLREIGIQADVLLCRADRPIPQEERSKISLFSNVPEWGVISMWDVDTIYKVPRMLHEQGLDGLICDKLRLNTPPANLKRWDDLVYETANPRGDVNIAMVGKYVDLSDSYKSLNEALRHAGMKNHVRVKISYVDSETIVPDTVDSLAAFDAILVPGGFGKRGIEGKICAAQFAREHKVPYLGICLGMQVATIEFARHVAGLADANSTEFEPLTPHPVIALITEWKDTDGTIKTRNENSDLGGTMRLGAQSSDVAPGTLAHSIYGDVVTERHRHRYEANVHYLDRLRNAGLVISALTQREQLTEMVELPQSVHPWFVGVQFHPEFKSTPWDGHPLFNAFVKAAVEHTPASKKTKSAK
- the kdsA gene encoding 3-deoxy-8-phosphooctulonate synthase, which encodes MQLCNFTIGLDQPFFLIAGPCVIESEQLQMDTAGTLKEITTALGIPFIFKSSFDKANRSSGSTFRGPGIDKGLEILAKVKRELGVPVLTDIHDESQIAQVCSVVDVLQTPAFLCRQTDFIRAVAQSGKPVNIKKGQFLAPGDMKNVIDKARAAAKEAGLETDNFMACERGASFGYNNLVSDMRSLAIMRETLAPVVFDATHSVQLPGGNGTSSGGMREMVPVLARAAVAVGVAGVFMETHPDPSKAMSDGPNAVPLKHMRALLETLVALDRVTKKNGYLENSFSA
- the eno gene encoding phosphopyruvate hydratase, coding for MSAIVDIVAREILDSRGNPTVECDVLLESGTMGRAAVPSGASTGSREAIELRDGDKKRYLGKGVLKAVEHINTEISEAILGLDASEQAFLDQTLIDLDGTENKSRLGANAMLAVSMAVARAAAEESGLPLYRYFGGMGGMQMPVPMMNVVNGGAHANNNLDLQELMIIPVGAPSFREALRYGAEVFHALKKILHDKGMSIAVGDEGGFAPNVPSHEAAIQMILEAITNAGYVPGEQIALGLDCAASEFYKNGKYELAGEGWSLTSQEWTDIMASWVDKYPIISIEDGMAEGDWDGWKILTDRLGKNVQIVGDDLFVTNTKILQEGIDKGIANSILIKINQIGTLTETFAAIEMAKRAGYTAVISHRSGETEDSTIADIAVGTNAGQIKTGSLSRSDRMAKYNQLLRIEEDLGDVATYPGRKAFYNLK
- a CDS encoding septum formation initiator family protein, with the translated sequence MASRVVPIVLLALLAVLHGQLWFGRGSISEVTRLQQKLETLKEHNAQAQRVNDQLSAEVRDLKEGLEMVEERARFELGMVKSNEIFVHISPK
- a CDS encoding AAA family ATPase; this translates as MIKIALLGAESTGKTQLATAITATLRSQGHSVSPVSETLRQWCDQAGRTPRADEQQAIAQAHTERIAQAPDATYLLADTTALMTAVYSDVLFGDHSLYAAALEQQRHFDLTLVMGLDLPWAADPQRDGPHSRAPVDAALRAALACANLPYQVVYGKDSARTRNALHAIEKVASHAYGISAGGRFSSKNAAWTWNCEKCSDPECEHRLFTALLHH
- a CDS encoding Hsp33 family molecular chaperone HslO translates to MSELHKFIFDGLPVRGCIVRLTDAWQEILRRRASNSTTGAYPAPVAELLGEMTAAGVLMQSNIKFNGAVVLQIFGDGPVKLAVVEVQPDLSLRTTASVMGEVPVDASLSQMVNLDNQGRCAITLDPKDRFPGQQPYQGVVPLFGDNKEKLEKFSDVLQHYMLQSEQLDTLLVLAADENVAAGLLIQRLPIQGEKNLAGSVTSEANENEIGLNEHYNRLATLAGTLKREELLTLDVDTILRRLFWEEQVLMFSPHIGPTAPKFACTCSRDRVGAMIRSLGTDEVEGILAERDEVEVACEFCGKQYRFDAVDAAQLFTTPDASLPGPSVVQ
- a CDS encoding gamma carbonic anhydrase family protein yields the protein MALYALDGVAPQVAATAWVADSAEVVGDVVLGEDSSVWFGVVVRGDNHRITIGRGSNVQDLSVLHTDHGVPLAIGENVTIGHQVTLHGCTVGDGSLIGIGAVVLNGARIGKNCLVGAGALVTEGKEFPDGSLIIGSPAKVARALTPVQIEGLQRSAQGYVANARRFKSGLQKLA
- a CDS encoding ferritin-like domain-containing protein, giving the protein MELRTRALHTLCLTDPAQKVASALMLQAQAATLSIAKTDFEPFGDPPGRPTRPVLVERVVKPQRSPFTPDGLATLLHTVAHIEFNAINLALDAAWRFDGMPDAYYRDWVRVAAEEAQHFSLLRAHLQCLVGDQGQRWDYGDFPAHDGLWTVCAATAGDVVARMALVPRTLEARGLDATPLIQAKLRRVATPQTLRAVEILDIILHDEVGHVAIGNRWYRWLCQRDGLDPIAHYRVLAQRYDAPTPKPPFNTQARLQAGFTDEELAILLA